A segment of the Halococcus sediminicola genome:
ACATTGGGAGCGCGTCCGCAAATCCTCCGTAAAATCCTACGAACGGCTGGCGGAAGAAAACGACCTCATTATCGCCGAAGGGGCGGGAAGCATCGCCGAAATCAACCTTCACGATCGTGATTTGGCCAACGTCGAGACTGCAGAGTTTGCCGACGCATCGATCCTGCTTCTCGGCGACATCGAGCGCGGTGGCGTGTTCGCCAGCCTCTACGGAACGCTCGAACTCATGCCGGATGACCTACAAAACCGCGTTCGGGGCTGTGTCATTACGAAATTTCGCGGAGATAGCGCACTCCTTGACTCCGGTATCAAGGAACTGAAACGACGAACCGGCGTTCCAGTGGTCGGCGTGCTTCCCTATGACGACCCCGGATTACCCGAAGAAGACAGCCTTTCACTACCGCCCGACGACGAAAGCGCTGTCTTCGGTGACGAAGACAGCGTGCCACCGGCGGAGGCAGTGACCATCGGCGTCCCCCGCTTGCCGCACATCGCTAATTTCACCGACCTCGAACCACTGGCTCGCGTTCCCGGCGTTCGTGTCGCCTACGTTCCACTCCGTTCGAAACTCACAGAGGTCGACGCCGTCGTCATCCCTGGGACCAAGAACACCGTTGACGACCTGTTAGCGCTCAGAGACGCCGGGTTCGACGATGCCCTCGATGGGTTTTCTGGGCCAGTTATTGGCATTTGCGGCGGGTATCAGATGCTCGGGGAGCAGATAACGAACGCCGCTATCGAGGGCACCGGGGAGGGAGACACTGTTCGAGGATTCGATTTGCTCCCTGTCAAAACAAAATTCTCACAGGAAAAACAAGTTCGACAAGCGAGGGTAGCAGTCACAGGAACCGGTCCAATTGATGGTGTCACAGGAACTGTGTCAGGATTCGAAATTCACATGGGACGAACGACACACCTGACACCGCTTGATCGCCCTCTAGGGAATCGGAGTGCTGCAACCGAGTCGGTTCTTGGTACGTATTTACACGGCCTCTTCGAAAACGAAAGCATCTGTACTGCGTTTCTCGACTCAATATCTCAAACTACAGATGAGGGTTGTTCATCTTTACTAGGAGGAACGTCGAATTCACCATACACTGAGGCCGCAGAGTTGGCTCGCCAGATCGATCTGCCATGGTCTCCTTCCAAGATCAATAGTTACTAGTTCGCTCTTGTATAGACCGGCGGAATAACATAATAACAATGGACGTGCTGAAGTGAGAAACAGCCGCTAGCCACGGATACAGGCTATTCAACTAGCGAATCACTCGTCATCTCGCGGTTCCACTGTACGCTGTACTATAGAAGAGCGTGGCCAACAGTAGGTTTACCCCACCCGGTTTGATATGCATGCCCTAAAATTAGCATGTGGCATATCTTCA
Coding sequences within it:
- a CDS encoding cobyric acid synthase, which codes for HWERVRKSSVKSYERLAEENDLIIAEGAGSIAEINLHDRDLANVETAEFADASILLLGDIERGGVFASLYGTLELMPDDLQNRVRGCVITKFRGDSALLDSGIKELKRRTGVPVVGVLPYDDPGLPEEDSLSLPPDDESAVFGDEDSVPPAEAVTIGVPRLPHIANFTDLEPLARVPGVRVAYVPLRSKLTEVDAVVIPGTKNTVDDLLALRDAGFDDALDGFSGPVIGICGGYQMLGEQITNAAIEGTGEGDTVRGFDLLPVKTKFSQEKQVRQARVAVTGTGPIDGVTGTVSGFEIHMGRTTHLTPLDRPLGNRSAATESVLGTYLHGLFENESICTAFLDSISQTTDEGCSSLLGGTSNSPYTEAAELARQIDLPWSPSKINSY